Sequence from the Garciella nitratireducens DSM 15102 genome:
ACTTACAAGCATATGTATATGATCTTTGCAGGCATTTGCTTCAATTATTTCAACTCCTTTATGTTCACATAGCTTTCTTAATATTCTGCCTATGTCTTCTTTTATTTTTCCATATATTATTTGTCTTCTATACTTTGGTGCAAAAACTATATGATATTTACAATTCCATTTAGTATGTGCTAAACTACTATTATCCATATTGGATATACCTCCTTTGTTTATTGGTAGTGGTCGGCAAACCTACTTCCATTTTACATTGGAGGTATTATTTTTTCTACTCACCGCTAAAAGCTTTTTAGAACCACGGGCATAGCCCGTGGTATTCATAATACAATAAAAAAGCTGTAATGATTAATCATTACAGCTTTTTAATTTGTATACTCATAAATTAACATTTCTAATGCTAATTTATCATCAATTTTACCAGTTTTTATTTTAAAATCCATGTCTAAAATAGAATGTATCGCTTGACATAATTTTTTTTCTTCAAAATAATTAGCTTGTAAAATTCCTTTTTTTATTATAAAAGGCATTAAACTTAATTTGTTTGCAATTTCATTTGGAGTATATCCTCTTTTTTTTAATTCTTTACATTGAATTAAAATACGAAATTGTCTAGCAATCATCGATAAAATCTTCAAACCATTTTCTCCTTCTTTTAACATATCATTTAAGAGTTTTAATGCAATTTTTTTATCCCGTTGACCAATGGCATCTACCAATTTAAAAATATCATTCTCTAATCTTTTTGGTAAAATTTTTTTAATATCCTCTACTAAAATTTCTTCTTTATCCCCAACATAATCAATAATTTTATGAATTTCATTTAAGATATCTATTAATGTCTTAGTACTATTTTTGGATAAATAGTCACTGTTTTCTATAAAAAAATCCAAAGCATCTTTCTTTATCTTTTTCCCTTTTTTCTTGAAATAGTAATTAATCCATTGTCTTAAAGCATACGCATTTAATTTTTGAAAATCCAAAACAAGGCCTATTTTTTTTATTACTTGAAATAATTTTTTCCTTCTATCTATCTCTTCTATTTGCCAAAAAATTAAGCAAGTACTGTTAGGCATCCTTTTTATATAATCAGATAAATATTCTATCTGTTTTTCTTCCTCTTTAGAAACTTTACCTCCTTGAAAATAAGGAAAATTTTTCACTATCACCATTCTCCGTTCATCCATAAAAGGTAAAGTTTCACAAGCATTTTCAATACGTTGAATGCTTATACTATCTCCTTCCATATATTCATAGTTAAAATCCTTAAAAGAAGTATTTATCGCATATTGTTCTAATACCTTTATTATTTTTTCACAAAAATATTGTTCCTCTCCATAAAAGAGATAGAGATTTCTCACTTTCCCCATCTCTATCTCTTTTTTTAACTTGTAGTAATCCATAATTCACTCTCCCAAGTTAATTTTATTTAATAAAATATAAAATCATTGCTGTAAATACTCTCCTAAAGCAATATAAATTTGATATGCTATAAAATTTTTAAATTTTGCTTTGTTAAGTAATTTATAGTCTTCCTCATTACTCATAAATCCTACTTCTACAATCACTCCAGGACAATCAGTATTTTTTAAAATATAAAAAGATTCACCTTTCGCTTTATTGTATTGTTCTTCTTTATATATATTATTATATTCTATATTCAGTCTATTTTGAATTACTTCTGCTAAATTTTTCGAACTTTTAGACTGAGGATAATAGAATACCATAGGTCCTTTTATCCTATGATCCTTAGGAAAAGAATTCACATGAATACTGACAAAAAAATCTGCCTGACTTTGATTGATAAGATTTACCCTAGCATTTAAATCTTGTAATTGTCTTGTTTTTCCTTGATTGCTTAAATAACTCAGATCAGTATCTTTATCTCTAGTAATAATACAATTTGCTCCACTTTCTTCTAATAATTTTTTTAAAAACTTTGCAATTTTAAAATTAATATCCTTTTCCATTAACCCTTTAGAATCTATCACTCCAACATCTATTCCTCCATGTCCAGGGTCTATTACAATAGTTTTATTCAAAAATCGATTATCATTATAAGTAAACGCAGGAATCATTTGATAATTCCCCAAAAATTGATAAAGCAAAAGAAATATTCCAACTATAATTAAAAATAAGGCAAAAAATTTTTTTATTTTTTTCTTTGAAAAATAAAATACATGCATAGTATCCTCCTATTCATATACTCTTTAAAAACTATGGGCTTAAATAACTCTCTACCTTTATCCAATTACCATTCGTACTAATTTCAATCGCACCATTTTTATCTGTCCTATAAAGATAAGGTATAACTTTTTTTAATTGTTCTAGAGTATTAGGAGACGGATGTCCAAAGGTATTTCC
This genomic interval carries:
- the holA gene encoding DNA polymerase III subunit delta, whose translation is MDYYKLKKEIEMGKVRNLYLFYGEEQYFCEKIIKVLEQYAINTSFKDFNYEYMEGDSISIQRIENACETLPFMDERRMVIVKNFPYFQGGKVSKEEEKQIEYLSDYIKRMPNSTCLIFWQIEEIDRRKKLFQVIKKIGLVLDFQKLNAYALRQWINYYFKKKGKKIKKDALDFFIENSDYLSKNSTKTLIDILNEIHKIIDYVGDKEEILVEDIKKILPKRLENDIFKLVDAIGQRDKKIALKLLNDMLKEGENGLKILSMIARQFRILIQCKELKKRGYTPNEIANKLSLMPFIIKKGILQANYFEEKKLCQAIHSILDMDFKIKTGKIDDKLALEMLIYEYTN
- a CDS encoding N-acetylmuramoyl-L-alanine amidase family protein; translated protein: MHVFYFSKKKIKKFFALFLIIVGIFLLLYQFLGNYQMIPAFTYNDNRFLNKTIVIDPGHGGIDVGVIDSKGLMEKDINFKIAKFLKKLLEESGANCIITRDKDTDLSYLSNQGKTRQLQDLNARVNLINQSQADFFVSIHVNSFPKDHRIKGPMVFYYPQSKSSKNLAEVIQNRLNIEYNNIYKEEQYNKAKGESFYILKNTDCPGVIVEVGFMSNEEDYKLLNKAKFKNFIAYQIYIALGEYLQQ
- the tnpA gene encoding IS200/IS605 family transposase, yielding MDNSSLAHTKWNCKYHIVFAPKYRRQIIYGKIKEDIGRILRKLCEHKGVEIIEANACKDHIHMLVS